In Pangasianodon hypophthalmus isolate fPanHyp1 chromosome 3, fPanHyp1.pri, whole genome shotgun sequence, a single genomic region encodes these proteins:
- the fgfr2 gene encoding fibroblast growth factor receptor 2 isoform X5, with product MGSVSRGRWRKGGWGGVSATDAMPTWLWLVVALLLVSLASTVRARPPIVPSEEEEATIADDTISSGDDQDDAERSDDVGADTEQMRAPRWTSPEKMEKKLHAVPAANTVKFRCAAVGNPIPTLHWLKNGRPFRPEDRMGGYRVRHQHWTLIMESVVPSDKGNYTCVVENKYGSINHTYTLDVVERSPHRPILQAGLPANATVHVGEEARFVCKVYSDAQPHIQWLHHIMKNGSRYAPNGDPYVRVLKTAGVNTTDKEIEVLFLPNVTFEDAGEYTCLAGNSIGISYHSAWLTVLPAEKNIAEPEYPPDYIEIAIYCIGVFLIACMVVIVVVCRMRTSIKKPDFGGQPAVHKLTKQIPLRRQVTVSADSSSSMSSSTPLVRITTRRSSEHEHIIPEYELPEDPRWEFSRDKLTLGKPLGEGCFGQVVMAEALGIDKDKPKEAVTVAVKMLKDDATEKDLSDLVSEMEMMKMIGRHKNIINLLGACTQDGPLYVIVEYASKGNLREYLRARRPPGMEYSYDIARVSEEPLTFKDLVSCTYQVARGMEYLASQKCIHRDLAARNVLVTESNVMKIADFGLARDVHNIDYYKKTTNGRLPVKWMAPEALFDRVYTHQSDVWSFGVLMWEIFTLGGSPYPGIPVEELFKLLKEGHRMDKPANCTNDLYMMMKDCWHAISSQRPTFKQLVEDLDRILTLASQEEYIDLCAPTEQYSPCFPDTRSSCSSGDDSVFSHEPLPDEPCLPKYQHINGGMKT from the exons ATGGGATCAGTGTCCAGGGGGAGGTGGAGGAAAGGGGGATGGGGCGGTGTGTCCGCCACTGACGCCATGCCCACCTGGCTATGGCTCGTGGTCGCGCTTCTGCTGGTCAGCCTGGCATCGACTGTCCGGGCACGGCCGCCCATTGTGCCCAGCGAAGAGGAGGAGGCCACGATCGCTGACG ATACCATCTCATCCGGTGACGATCAGGACGACGCTGAGCGATCGGATGATGTCGGGGCAGACACCGAACAGATGC gggcaccacgATGGACCTCGCCagaaaagatggagaaaaagCTCCACGCTGTACCAGCAGCCAACACAGTGAAGTTCCGATGTGCAGCGGTGGGAAACCCAATCCCGACGCTACACTGGCTCAAAAACGGCAGACCGTTCCGGCCAGAAGACCGCATGGGTGGCTATAGG GTCCGACACCAGCACTGGACTTTGATCATGGAGAGTGTGGTTCCTTCTGATAAAGGCAACTACACCTGCGTGGTGGAGAACAAATATGGCTCGATTAACCACACCTATACCCTGGATGTAGTTG AACGTTCTCCACACCGGCCCATTCTCCAGGCGGGTCTGCCAGCCAACGCCACGGTGCACGTGGGAGAGGAGGCTCGCTTCGTGTGTAAGGTGTACAGCGACGCCCAGCCACACATCCAGTGGCTACATCACATCATGAAGAACGGCAGCCGCTACGCTCCTAACGGAGACCCTTACGTTCGAGTCCTCAAG acGGCAGGTGTAAACACCACGGATAAAGAGATTGAGGTCCTCTTCCTGCCCAACGTTACTTTCGAGGATGCTGGTGAATATACGTGCTTGGCGGGTAACTCTATTGGGATCTCCTATCACTCTGCTTGGTTGACGGTTCTTCCAG CCGAGAAGAACATCGCAGAGCCTGAATATCCTCCGGACTACATAGAGATTGCCATCTACTGCATTGGCGTGTTCCTCATCGCCTGCATGGTGGTGATCGTAGTTGTCTGCAGAATGCGGACGTCCATCAAGAAGCCTGATTTCGGAGGCCAACCTGCTGTACACAAGCTCACCAAACAGATCCCACTGCGCCGCCAGGTAACA GTTTCAGCTGACTCGAGCTCCTCGATGAGCTCCAGCACGCCGCTGGTGAGAATCACGACACGCAGAAGCTCCGAGCATGAACACATCATCCCTGAGTATGAACTCCCTGAAGATCCTCGCTGGGAATTTTCCAGAGACAA GCTGACGCTGGGTAAGCCTCTTGGTGAAGGCTGTTTCGGCCAGGTGGTGATGGCAGAAGCGCTGGGCATTGATAAGGACAAACCCAAAGAAGCCGTTACTGTAGCAGTCAAGATGTTAAAAG ATGATGCGACAGAAAAGGACCTCTCAGACCTGGTGTCAGAGAtggagatgatgaagatgattgGCCGGCACAAAAACATCATCAACTTGCTGGGGGCGTGTACACAAGACG GTCCGTTATACGTGATAGTGGAGTACGCATCCAAAGGGAACCTGAGGGAGTATCTGAGGGCCAGGCGACCACCGGGGATGGAGTACTCGTACGACATCGCTCGTGTTTCTGAAGAACCTCTTACCTTTAAAGATCTGGTCTCCTGCACTTATCAAGTGGCCCGTGGCATGGAGTATTTAGCCTCCCAGaag TGTATACACAGAGACCTAGCTGCCAGAAACGTGTTGGTCACCGAGAGCAATGTGATGAAGATTGCAGACTTTGGCTTGGCCAGGGACGTCCACAACATCGATTACTATAAAAAGACCACCAAT GGTCGCTTGCCGGTGAAGTGGATGGCTCCCGAGGCGCTTTTCGACCGCGTATACACACACCAGAGCGATGT ATGGTCGTTCGGGGTGCTCATGTGGGAGATCTTCACATTGGGTGGATCACCGTACCCTGGAATTCCTGTGGAAGAGCTCTTCAAACTCCTAAAGGAGGGCCATCGCATGGACAAACCAGCCAACTGCACCAATGATCT GTATATGATGATGAAAGACTGTTGGCACGCAATCTCTTCACAGAGGCCCACATTCAAGCAGCTGGTGGAGGATTTGGACCGCATTCTCACGCTGGCAAGCCAAGAG GAATACATTGACCTGTGCGCTCCAACAGAGCAGTACTCGCCGTGTTTCCCGGACACTCGTAGCTCTTGCTCGTCTGGAGACGACTCAGTGTTCTCTCACGAGCCCTTACCGGACGAGCCGTGCCTTCCCAAATACCAGCACATCAACGGTGGCATGAAAACATGA
- the fgfr2 gene encoding fibroblast growth factor receptor 2 isoform X2 — protein sequence MGSVSRGRWRKGGWGGVSATDAMPTWLWLVVALLLVSLASTVRARPPIVPSEEEEATIADEPPINSESSKATVCSVHPGDIVKLNCPLPEAAAIVWTKDGTSLIPDNRTLIEREQLHIRHAAPTDSGLYACQATGAKATDAVCFIVNVTDTISSGDDQDDAERSDDVGADTEQMRAPRWTSPEKMEKKLHAVPAANTVKFRCAAVGNPIPTLHWLKNGRPFRPEDRMGGYRVRHQHWTLIMESVVPSDKGNYTCVVENKYGSINHTYTLDVVERSPHRPILQAGLPANATVHVGEEARFVCKVYSDAQPHIQWLHHIMKNGSRYAPNGDPYVRVLKTAGVNTTDKEIEVLFLPNVTFEDAGEYTCLAGNSIGISYHSAWLTVLPAEKNIAEPEYPPDYIEIAIYCIGVFLIACMVVIVVVCRMRTSIKKPDFGGQPAVHKLTKQIPLRRQVSADSSSSMSSSTPLVRITTRRSSEHEHIIPEYELPEDPRWEFSRDKLTLGKPLGEGCFGQVVMAEALGIDKDKPKEAVTVAVKMLKDDATEKDLSDLVSEMEMMKMIGRHKNIINLLGACTQDGPLYVIVEYASKGNLREYLRARRPPGMEYSYDIARVSEEPLTFKDLVSCTYQVARGMEYLASQKCIHRDLAARNVLVTESNVMKIADFGLARDVHNIDYYKKTTNGRLPVKWMAPEALFDRVYTHQSDVWSFGVLMWEIFTLGGSPYPGIPVEELFKLLKEGHRMDKPANCTNDLYMMMKDCWHAISSQRPTFKQLVEDLDRILTLASQEEYIDLCAPTEQYSPCFPDTRSSCSSGDDSVFSHEPLPDEPCLPKYQHINGGMKT from the exons ATGGGATCAGTGTCCAGGGGGAGGTGGAGGAAAGGGGGATGGGGCGGTGTGTCCGCCACTGACGCCATGCCCACCTGGCTATGGCTCGTGGTCGCGCTTCTGCTGGTCAGCCTGGCATCGACTGTCCGGGCACGGCCGCCCATTGTGCCCAGCGAAGAGGAGGAGGCCACGATCGCTGACG AGCCTCCCATCAATTCCGAGAGCTCAAAGGCCACCGTGTGCTCGGTGCACCCAGGAGACATTGTGAAGCTGAACTGCCCGCTGCCCGAGGCAGCTGCCATCGTGTGGACCAAAGACGGCACCTCGCTTATTCCGGACAACCGTACGCTCATTGAGCGCGAGCAGCTGCACATCCGCCATGCTGCACCGACTGACTCGGGCCTGTACGCATGCCAGGCCACTGGCGCTAAGGCCACTGATGCGGTTTGCTTCATTGTTAATGTCACAG ATACCATCTCATCCGGTGACGATCAGGACGACGCTGAGCGATCGGATGATGTCGGGGCAGACACCGAACAGATGC gggcaccacgATGGACCTCGCCagaaaagatggagaaaaagCTCCACGCTGTACCAGCAGCCAACACAGTGAAGTTCCGATGTGCAGCGGTGGGAAACCCAATCCCGACGCTACACTGGCTCAAAAACGGCAGACCGTTCCGGCCAGAAGACCGCATGGGTGGCTATAGG GTCCGACACCAGCACTGGACTTTGATCATGGAGAGTGTGGTTCCTTCTGATAAAGGCAACTACACCTGCGTGGTGGAGAACAAATATGGCTCGATTAACCACACCTATACCCTGGATGTAGTTG AACGTTCTCCACACCGGCCCATTCTCCAGGCGGGTCTGCCAGCCAACGCCACGGTGCACGTGGGAGAGGAGGCTCGCTTCGTGTGTAAGGTGTACAGCGACGCCCAGCCACACATCCAGTGGCTACATCACATCATGAAGAACGGCAGCCGCTACGCTCCTAACGGAGACCCTTACGTTCGAGTCCTCAAG acGGCAGGTGTAAACACCACGGATAAAGAGATTGAGGTCCTCTTCCTGCCCAACGTTACTTTCGAGGATGCTGGTGAATATACGTGCTTGGCGGGTAACTCTATTGGGATCTCCTATCACTCTGCTTGGTTGACGGTTCTTCCAG CCGAGAAGAACATCGCAGAGCCTGAATATCCTCCGGACTACATAGAGATTGCCATCTACTGCATTGGCGTGTTCCTCATCGCCTGCATGGTGGTGATCGTAGTTGTCTGCAGAATGCGGACGTCCATCAAGAAGCCTGATTTCGGAGGCCAACCTGCTGTACACAAGCTCACCAAACAGATCCCACTGCGCCGCCAG GTTTCAGCTGACTCGAGCTCCTCGATGAGCTCCAGCACGCCGCTGGTGAGAATCACGACACGCAGAAGCTCCGAGCATGAACACATCATCCCTGAGTATGAACTCCCTGAAGATCCTCGCTGGGAATTTTCCAGAGACAA GCTGACGCTGGGTAAGCCTCTTGGTGAAGGCTGTTTCGGCCAGGTGGTGATGGCAGAAGCGCTGGGCATTGATAAGGACAAACCCAAAGAAGCCGTTACTGTAGCAGTCAAGATGTTAAAAG ATGATGCGACAGAAAAGGACCTCTCAGACCTGGTGTCAGAGAtggagatgatgaagatgattgGCCGGCACAAAAACATCATCAACTTGCTGGGGGCGTGTACACAAGACG GTCCGTTATACGTGATAGTGGAGTACGCATCCAAAGGGAACCTGAGGGAGTATCTGAGGGCCAGGCGACCACCGGGGATGGAGTACTCGTACGACATCGCTCGTGTTTCTGAAGAACCTCTTACCTTTAAAGATCTGGTCTCCTGCACTTATCAAGTGGCCCGTGGCATGGAGTATTTAGCCTCCCAGaag TGTATACACAGAGACCTAGCTGCCAGAAACGTGTTGGTCACCGAGAGCAATGTGATGAAGATTGCAGACTTTGGCTTGGCCAGGGACGTCCACAACATCGATTACTATAAAAAGACCACCAAT GGTCGCTTGCCGGTGAAGTGGATGGCTCCCGAGGCGCTTTTCGACCGCGTATACACACACCAGAGCGATGT ATGGTCGTTCGGGGTGCTCATGTGGGAGATCTTCACATTGGGTGGATCACCGTACCCTGGAATTCCTGTGGAAGAGCTCTTCAAACTCCTAAAGGAGGGCCATCGCATGGACAAACCAGCCAACTGCACCAATGATCT GTATATGATGATGAAAGACTGTTGGCACGCAATCTCTTCACAGAGGCCCACATTCAAGCAGCTGGTGGAGGATTTGGACCGCATTCTCACGCTGGCAAGCCAAGAG GAATACATTGACCTGTGCGCTCCAACAGAGCAGTACTCGCCGTGTTTCCCGGACACTCGTAGCTCTTGCTCGTCTGGAGACGACTCAGTGTTCTCTCACGAGCCCTTACCGGACGAGCCGTGCCTTCCCAAATACCAGCACATCAACGGTGGCATGAAAACATGA